The following coding sequences lie in one Spinacia oleracea cultivar Varoflay chromosome 1, BTI_SOV_V1, whole genome shotgun sequence genomic window:
- the LOC110794291 gene encoding protein ELC-like has product MAPPQPLHGGASTQQTLQFLSNVLSQRGPSSLPYSEDVKWLIRQHLVSLTDAYPSLQPKTATFTHNDGRTVNLLQADGTVPMSYGGVTYNIPVVIWLMELYPRHPPCVFVNPTRDMIIKRPHPHVTPSGSVSIPYLQKWIYPSSNLVDLARDLSHYFGRDPPLYSQRKPDSSSNNPNSNHSHGYGQGHGGSLGGNSVISSNSGFSGSGSVVNPSMGPRVFPPSPYVGSGRIMPPSPQRASSGTDDPNEVFKRNAIDKLVGMVHGDVVGLRKKREAEMEGLFSAQATLRQREEQINKGLKEMFDEKEGLEQQLQMVLTNADVLEGWLRENEEKMSKLGSNFDVDDAFEPCDTLSKQMIEASASDLAIEDVIYSLDKAVQDGVIPFDQYLKNVRLLSRDQFFHRATSVKVRAAQMQAHVASMASRTSQYTM; this is encoded by the coding sequence ATGGCACCTCCGCAACCGCTTCACGGCGGCGCTTCCACTCAGCAAACCCTACAATTCCTGAGCAACGTCCTCTCACAGCGCGGCCCATCATCCCTCCCATACTCTGAAGATGTCAAGTGGCTGATCCGCCAGCACCTCGTTTCTCTCACCGATGCCTACCCTTCTCTTCAGCCCAAAACCGCCACTTTCACGCACAACGACGGCCGCACCGTCAACCTCCTCCAAGCCGACGGCACAGTTCCGATGTCTTATGGCGGCGTTACCTACAACATCCCAGTTGTTATCTGGCTTATGGAGTTGTACCCTCGTCACCCTCCTTGCGTATTTGTGAATCCGACGCGCGACATGATTATCAAGCGCCCACACCCTCATGTTACTCCTTCTGGTTCGGTTTCTATCCCTTATTTGCAGAAATGGATTTACCCTAGCTCTAATTTGGTTGATTTAGCTCGTGATTTGAGCCATTATTTTGGTAGAGACCCACCGCTTTACTCTCAGCGGAAACCTGATTCGAGTTCTAACAATCCTAATTCTAATCATAGTCATGGGTATGGTCAAGGTCATGGTGGTAGTTTGGGTGGGAATTCTGTGATTTCGTCTAATTCTGGGTTTTCTGGGTCTGGGTCGGTCGTAAACCCTTCGATGGGGCCGAGGGTTTTCCCACCCTCGCCTTATGTGGGTAGCGGAAGGATCATGCCCCCTTCGCCACAGAGGGCGAGTAGTGGAACAGATGATCCGAACGAGGTTTTTAAGAGGAATGCAATTGATAAGCTTGTGGGAATGGTACATGGGGATGTTGTGGGGTTGAGGAAGAAGAGGGAGGCAGAAATGGAAGGTCTTTTTAGTGCCCAAGCTACGTTGAGACAGAGGGAGGAGCAAATCAATAAGGGGTTGAAAGAGATGTTTGATGAGAAGGAAGGTCTGGAACAACAGTTGCAGATGGTTTTGACAAATGCAGATGTGTTGGAAGGTTGGTTGAGGGAAAATGAGGAGAAGATGTCTAAATTAGGGAGTAATTTTGATGTTGATGATGCATTTGAGCCTTGTGATACTCTTTCGAAGCAAATGATTGAGGCTAGCGCATCTGATTTGGCGATAGAGGATGTCATTTATTCCTTGGATAAGGCAGTTCAGGATGGGGTAATACCTTTTGATCAGTACTTGAAGAATGTGAGGCTGTTGTCCAGAGACCAGTTTTTCCATCGGGCTACTTCCGTGAAAGTCCGAGCAGCTCAAATGCAAGCTCATGTTGCTAGTATGGCTTCCAGGACATCACAGTATACGATGTGA